In Coregonus clupeaformis isolate EN_2021a chromosome 7, ASM2061545v1, whole genome shotgun sequence, one genomic interval encodes:
- the LOC121569037 gene encoding histone acetyltransferase p300-like isoform X9: MADNVLESGPPSAKRPKLSSPALSVSASDGNDFGSLFDLEHDLPDELINSSELGLVNGGDLSQLHTSLGGVMGGGQDAAAKHKQLSELLRAGAPPPSGQQGATNIPGGSMGLLGSMNASPGPQSMGPQGQHPSPQQAGMMQQAGMVGGLNRAMMGAQKGNGQQQGPTPQGMMGGQVMNGSPRMGYPVNPGMGSNSNLLAETLQQQGGQQMGAGGQAGMRPQQPGALNKMNMMANAGPYGGPYGQSAGQGLGGPQHQNKAGLPNSLAQFNLDKKTQPVQGMAGMASQQTSAVGPVSVGGVAVGAGAQAGLGTVATGPGAAPPTADPEKRKLIQQQLVLLLHAHKCQRREQANGEVRQCSLPHCRTMKNVLNHMTHCQAGKSCQVAHCASSRQIISHWKNCTRHDCPVCLPLKNAGDKRNQQCECALLSSAGVGLGSSLGAVPGGQPSTPNLNPPSQIDPSSIERAYAALGLTYQGNQMPQQPPQSNLPNQSGMRSLNAMGGNPMGMNGGVGVQPPNQSNLLPDAMLHNNMNVQSLMNDGSGAGSLGSMPMATPPSAAGMRKNWHEDITQDLRNHLVHKLVSSVQAIFPTPDPAALKDRRMENLVAYARKVEGDMYESANSRAEYYHLLAEKIYKIQKELEEKRRTRLQKQGMMPMQPGMPPSGLPQGPLGMGQSPLAPGQPPNGSHADPSMVRPTGPNQMVNRMQNPAGMNQFGQMGMQSLGQRSTPPLPLGGPLNQMGMGPTRMGQPNVAQLQNQYLPSGQFPGSSPGLGAGPVGMNHPGPQGGVAQQAQMPTPPSLPVSSPTAQPGSAAGSGPSQCSMGPGSVGGGPPSNLQLPNSNSSQPNSHPHCPPIRQNSPSPARSLTPTPHQTPSGLPGSQTPQPHTPNPPQVAPPLPQQQLASSQPMGQGMNSEKPNQLQQQTIGGGASGGQPGKAQSVPTQNAHVPTQLPRTPLSQKSSLTADGQASTPASVSSVDPSSQLTSSDAPAPAEPKMEVKQQDDEDAEDQGEGKASGKMGKGQADIKSEEKPEIKKEKPSGDGCKGEPMDTSSSAATPKMEDRDRKPEVKTEPKDEEERSGASGTHSSPASAQNKRKIFKPEELRQALMPTLEALYRQDPESLPFRQPVDPQLLGIPDYFDIVKNPIDLSTIKRKLDTGQYQEPWQYVDDIWLMFNNAWLYNRKTSRVYKYCSKLAEVFEAEIDPVMQGLGYCCGRKLEFSPQTLCCYGKQLCTIPRDATYFSYQNSSPQFGLLADRYHFCEKCFNEIQGECVSLGDDPSQPQTSISKDQFQRKKNDTLDPEWLVECIDCGRKMHQICVLHNDTIWPAGFVCDSCLKKANKTRKENKYAAKSKWRLPQTKLGSFLEGRVNDYLRRQNHPESGDVTIRVVHVSDKVVEVKPGMKSRFVDTGEMSESFPYRTKALFAFEDIDGADVCFFGMHVQEYGSDSPPPNQRRVYISYLDSVHFFQPRHLRTGVYHEILIGYLEYVKKLGFTTGHIWACPPSEGDDYIFHCHPVDQKIPKPKRLQEWYKKMLDKAVAERIVHDYKDVFKQATEDRLTSANELPYFEGDFWPNVLEESIKELEQEEEERKREENSTSSESVDVSAPKSDSKNAKKKNSKKTSKNKNSSLIRANKKKPGMPNVSNDLSQKLYASMEKHKEVFFVIRLIAGPTANSLPPITDPDPLMACDLMDGRDAFLTLARDKHLEFSSLRRAKWSSMCMLVELHNQSQDRFVYTCNECKASVETRFHCTVCEDYDLCITCYNTKGHEHKMEKLGLGLDDESNNAAAAASQSPGDSRRLSIQRCIQSLVHACQCRNANCSLPSCQKMKRVVQHTKGCKRKTNGGCPICKQLIALCCYHAKHCQENKCPVPFCLNIKHKLRQQQLQHRLQQAQMLRRRMASMQRVGQPACGGGGPPGGLPSPGNNSTTAPSTPMSGGTQPPTPQTPTQPNMPPGPQPGMGGGGTLQQQQQLQQQSGMPQQHHQLHHQFQQMPGGGGMMNSPQQQQMVPQVQQQSQASNPQQLQQHPNSLPPYTNRPPGSSPHPQSQGKPGLGPATPPQQQPPQQQPNPGQPSMPQQQQPPSGPPPAAVEIALKIQQVADAQRKMALQRQAAQAAGMMPPHPHHQQPQGQMGMAHPGVGMVGAQGLPPQAQAAQAAATRAHMEQQQQQQQQQQQGPPGMMVGPAPMQQQPQQPNPQGQLPPQVQQRVGPPLQNPQQQWAGQGMPPQQRQVMMGHPGMVAPQQQQPQQMQQRQQALGPGGLIGMVQQGGAAGGGNLPQAALQELLRTLRSPSSPEQQQQVLNILRSNPQLMAAFIKQRASKYKGGPGPLGAPGGPGPLGAPGGPGPARVPGGMGSQQVNVNAVAGQPGMHMGQGVNMPTMAQLQQVQQLQQQQQQQQQQRPMLSSLQQQQVAALQQQHQQQQHQQGGMPGQQAPNMANINPQFRELLMRRHLQQQQQQQQQQQQQQQIGNHAQFQQQGYMGQPGMAPQQPGQGQSGLQPGAQPGQQQQGYPGTVAQQQAAAVLQQRLQHQHQLQMQQQQHQNAMAGHQGAEGGPGSGVGGPPQQPQPQGAPQPLSSQALLQQALHQRLLQQQQQHLGGGSPAQHSSPMSPQQQMAQSPHLQGQTLSTSLSNQVRSPQPSPRPQSQPPHSSPSPRMQPQPSPHHISPQTQTGSPHPGQLPQHHPGMVVPPQQPPQQQQNSMDQFGSDQNAMLSQLSGMGGLHGPGGPDMLSGNSQDLVQNINHNTLDIM, encoded by the exons ATGGCCGATAATGTTCTAGAGTCCGGCCCGCCTTCAGCCAAGAGGCCTAAACTATCATCCCCTGCTCTCTCAGTCTCCGCCAGTGATGGAAACG ATTTTGGTTCACTCTTTGACCTGGAGCATGACCTCCCCGATGAGCTCATCAACTCGTCGGAGCTGGGCCTTGTCAACGGAGGGGACCTCAGCCAGCTCCACACCAGCCTGGGAGGTGTAATGGGAGGAGGCCAGGATGCTGCTGCCAAACACAAACAGCTCTCGGAGCTCCTCCGGGCTGGAGCGCCGCCCCCCTCGGGCCAGCAGGGAGCCACCAACATCCCTGGTGGCTCCATGGGCCTCCTGGGCAGCATGAACGCCTCCCCTGGGCCCCAGAGCATGGGCCCCCAGGGGCAGCACCCCTCACCCCAGCAGGCTGGCATGATGCAGCAGGCGGGCATGGTGGGTGGACTGAACAGGGCCATGATGGGGGCCCAGAAGGGCAACGGCCAGCAGCAGGGGCCCACGCCCCAGGGCATGATGGGGGGCCAGGTGATGAACGGCTCGCCCCGAATGGGATACCCGGTCAACCCGGGCATGGGAAGTAACAGTAACCTGCTGGCAGAAACCCTGCAGCAGCAGGGGGGGCAGCAAATGGGGGCAGGGGGACAGGCAGGGATGAGGCCACAGCAACCTGGAGCACTGAACAAG atgaaTATGATGGCTAATGCGGGCCCCTATGGTGGTCCGTACGGTCAGTCAGCAGGCCAAGGTCTGGGTGGCCCACAGCACCAGAACAAGGCTGGTCTGCCCAATAGCCTGGCCCAGTTCAACCTGGACAAGAAGACACAGCCTGTACAGGGCATGGCTGGGATG GCCTCCCAGCAGACCTCGGCGGTAGGGCCAGTATCTGTGGGTGGAGTGGCGGTTGGAGCCGGGGCCCAGGCTGGCCTTGGTACCGTTGCAACAGGTCCGGGGGCAGCGCCCCCCACGGCCGACCCGGAGAAGCGCAAGCTGATCCAGCAGCAGCTGGTGCTCCTGCTCCACGCCCACAAGTGCCAGCGGCGGGAGCAGGCCAACGGGGAGGTGCGCCAGTGCAGCCTGCCCCACTGCCGCACCATGAAGAACGTCCTCAACCACATGACCCACTGCCAGGCTGGCAAGTCCTGCCAGG tGGCACACTGTGCCTCGTCGCGACAGATCATCTCTCACTGGAAGAACTGCACTCGGCACGACTGTCCTGTCTGCCTGCCGCTCAAGAACGCCGGAGACAAAAGGAACCAGCAGTGTGAGTGTG CTCTACTAAGCAGTGCCGGGGTTGGCCTGGGCAGCTCGTTAGGGGCAGTGCCAGGGGGTCAGCCCAGCACCCCTAACCTCAACCCGCCCAGCCAGATTGACCCCAGCTCCATTGAGAGGGCCTACGCCGCCCTGGGCCTCACCTACCAGGGCAACCAGATGCCCCAGCAACCGCCCCAGTCCAACCTGCCCAACCAGTCTGGCATGAGGTCGCTAAACGCCATGG GAGGGAACCCCATGGGGATGAATGGAGGGGTGGGGGTGCAGCCCCCCAATCAGTCCAACCTGCTACCAGACGCCATGCTGCACAACAATATGAATGTGCAAAG TTTGATGAACGACGGCAGCGGGGCGGGCAGCCTGGGCTCCATGCCCATGGCGACCCCTCCCTCAGCCGCGGGCATGAGGAAGAACTGGCACGAGGACATCACCCAGGACCTGCGCAACCACCTCGTCCACAAGCT GGtgagcagtgtgcaggccatctTCCCCACCCCGGACCCGGCTGCGCTGAAGGACCGGCGGATGGAGAACCTGGTGGCCTACGCTCGTAAAGTAGAGGGGGACATGTACGAGTCGGCCAACAGCAGG GCGGAGTACTACCACCTCCTGGCTGAGAAGATCTATAAGATCCAGAAGGAACTGGAGGAGAAGAGGCGGACGCGGTTACAGAAGCAGGGCATGATGCCCATGCAACCTGGCATGCCTCCCTCAGGCCTGCCACAGGGACCCCTTGGCATGGGCCAGTCGCCTCTGGCCCCCGGACAGCCGCCTA ATGGTTCTCATGCTGACCCCTCCATGGTTCGACCCACCGGACCCAATCAGATGGTGAACAGGATGCAGAACCCTGCAG GGATGAATCAGTTTGGTCAAATGGGGATGCAGTCATTAGGTCAGAGGTCAACGCCTCCCCTCCCACTTGGCGGACCTCTAAATCAG ATGGGTATGGGGCCAACGCGGATGGGGCAGCCCAACGTTGCCCAGCTCCAGAACCAGTACCTCCCTTCTGGTCAGTTCCCTGGGTCCAGTCCTGGCCTCGGGGCTGGCCCAGTCGGCATGAACCATCCAGGGCCACAAGGAGGCGTGGCACAG CAGGCCCAGATGCCCACGCCGCCCTCGCTCCCGGTCAGCAGCCCTACAGCCCAGCCAGGCTCAGCGGCAGGTTCAGGGCCCTCCCAGTGCTCCATGGGGCCAGGCAGCGTAGGTGGAGGCCCTCCTTCCAACCTGCAACTGCCAAACTCCAACTCGTCCCAGCCCAACTCACACCCGCACTGCCCCCCCATCCGTCAGAACTCCCCCTCCCCGGCACGCAGCCTCACGCCAACCCCTCATCAGACGCCGTCTGGTCTGCCAGGCTCGCAAACCCCCCAGCCTCACACGCCCAACCCGCCCCAGGTCGCCCCTCCGCTCCCACAGCAGCAGCTAGCGTCGTCACAGCCAATGGGGCAAGGAATGAACTCGGAGAAGCCCAATCAGCTCCAGCAGCAGACAATCGGTGGTGGAGCTTCTGGAGGCCAGCCGGGGAAGGCTCAGTCTGTGCCTACCCAGAATGCCCATGTGCCAACCCAGCTTCCGCGAACTCCA cTGTCTCAGAAGTCTTCTCTGACTGCAGACGGCCAGGCCTCCACTCCAGCCTCGGTGAGCAGCGTGGACCCTAGCTCCCAGCTGACCTCGTCTGACGCCCCCGCCCCAGCTGAGCCCAAGATGGAGGTGAAACAGCAGGACGATGAGGATGCTGAGGACCAGGGAGAGGGGAAGGCCTCTGGGAAGATGGGCAAGGGACAGGCAGACATCAAGTCAGAGGAGAAACCGGAG ATTAAGAAGGAGAAGCCTTCAGGCGACGGATGCAAGGGTGAGCCTATGGACACATCGTCATCGGCAGCAACGCCGAAGatggaggacagagacaggaagCCAGAGGTGAAGACTGAGCCCAAAGACGAAGAGGAGAGGTCGGGGGCATCGGGCACGCACAGCTCCCCCGCCAGCGCTCAGAATAAGAGGAAAA TCTTTAAGCCTGAGGAGCTGCGGCAGGCTCTGATGCCCACCCTGGAGGCCTTGTACCGCCAAGACCCTGAGTCTCTGCCCTTCCGCCAACCAGTGGACCCCCAGTTACTGGGAATACCC GACTACTTTGACATTGTAAAGAACCCCATAGACCTGTCGACGATAAAGCGTAAGCTGGACACGGGACAGTATCAGGAGCCCTGGCAATATGTGGATGACATCTGGCTCATGTTTAACAACGCCTGGCTGTACAACCGCAAGACATCCCGCGTCTACAAGTACTGCTCCAAGCTGGCCGAGGTGTTCGAAGCCGAGATCGACCCTGTCATGCAGGGCCTGGGCTACTGCTGCGGGAGGAAG CTTGAGTTTTCCCCCCAAACTCTATGCTGCTATGGGAAACAGTTATGCACCATCCCGCGCGATGCTACTTATTTTAGCTACCAGAACAG TTCACCACAATTTGGGCTTCTTGCTGACAGGTACCACTTCTGTGAGAAGTGTTTCAACGAAATCCAGGGCGAGTGCGTGTCCCTGGGGGATGATCCCTCTCAGCCTCAGAC GTCCATCAGCAAAGATCAGTTTCAGCGGAAGAAGAATGACACGCTCGACCCTGAATG GCTTGTGGAATGTATCGACTGCGGGCGTAAAATGCACCAAATCTGTGTCCTGCATAATGACACCATATGGCCGGCAGG CTTTGTATGTGACAGCTGCCTTAAGAAGGCCAATAAGACACGGAAAGAGAACAAATACGCGGCCAAAAGTAAGTGGA GGCTCCCTCAAACTAAGTTGGGCAGCTTCCTAGAGGGGCGAGTGAATGACTACCTCAGGCGGCAGAACCATCCCGAGTCTGGTGATGTCACTATCCGTGTGGTCCATGTCTCCGACAAGGTGGTGGAGGTCAAGCCGGGCATGAAATCCAG GTTTGTGGACACTGGGGAAATGTCGGAGTCCTTTCCCTACAGGACGAAGGCGCTGTTTGCGTTCGAGGACATAGACGGAGCTGACGTCTGCTTCTTCGGCATGCACGTGCAGGAGTATGGCTCAGACAGCCCTCCGCCAAACCAGAGACGCGTGTATATCTCTTACTTGGACAGCGTGCACTTCTTCCAACCTCGACACCTCCGCACAGGCGTCTACCATGAGATACTCATAGGGTACCTGGAGTACGTGAAGAAGTTGGG GTTTACAACAGGGCACATCTGGGCTTGTCCCCCAAGTGAAGGGGACGACTACATCTTCCACTGTCATCCTGTGGACCAGAAGATCCCCAAGCCCAAGCGCCTACAGGAGTGGTACAAGAAGATGCTGGACAAGGCCGTAGCTGAGCGCATTGTGCACGACTACAAG GACGTCTTCAAGCAGGCCACGGAGGACCGTCTCACCAGTGCCAACGAGCTACCATACTTTGAGGGGGACTTCTGGCCCAACGTGCTGGAGGAGAGCatcaaggagctggagcaggaggaggaggagaggaagagggaggagaacagCACCTCCAGCGAGAGCGTAGATGTGAGT GCCCCGAAAAGTGACAGCAAGAATGCCAAAAAGAAGAACAGTAAGAAGACAAGCAAGAACAAGAACAGCAGCCTGATCCGAGCCAATAAGAAGAAACCAGGGATGCCCAATGTGTCCAATGACCTCTCCCAGAAGCTCTACGCTTCTATGGAGAAACACAAGGAG GTGTTCTTTGTGATCCGTCTCATCGCCGGCCCCACTGCCAACTCCCTGCCCCCCATCACGGACCCAGACCCCCTAATGGCCTGTGACCTGATGGACGGGCGTGATGCCTTCCTGACACTGGCCAGGGACAAGCACCTGGAGTTCTCCTCCCTGAGGAGGGCCAAGTGGAGCTCCATGTGCATGCTGGTGGAGCTACACAATCAGAGCCAGGACCGCTTCGTCTACACCTGCAACGAGTGCAAGGCAAGCGTGGAGACACGCTTCCACTGCACCGTCTGCGAGGACTATGACCTCTGTATCACCTGCTATAACACTAAGGGCCATGAACACAAGATGGAGAAGCTGGGCCTGGGCCTGGACGACGAGAGCAACAACGCAGCGGCCGCTGCCAGTCAGAGCCCCGGGGACTCCCGCCGCCTCAGCATCCAGCGCTGTATCCAGTCCCTGGTCCACGCCTGCCAATGCCGCAATGCCAACTGCTCCCTGCCGTCCTGCCAGAAGATGAAGCGTGTGGTGCAGCACACCAAGGGATGCAAGCGCAAGACCAACGGTGGCTGCCCTATCTGCAAGCAACTCATCGCCCTGTGCTGCTACCACGCCAAGCACTGCCAGGAGAACAAGTGCCCTGTGCCCTTTTGCCTCAACATCAAGCACAAGCTCCGCCAGCAGCAACTCCAGCACCGCCTCCAGCAGGCTCAGATGCTGCGGAGAAGAATGGCCAGCATGCAGAGGGTGGGCCAGCCTGCCTGCGGTGGAGGAGGACCCCCGGGGGGGCTGCCATCACCGGGTAACAACAGCACCACAGCCCCCAGTACACCCATGTCAGGAGGCACCCAGCCCCCAACACCACAGACACCCACCCAGCCCAACATGCCTCCTGGGCCCCAGCCAGGGATGGGTGGTGGAGGAACTTTGCAGCAACAGCAACAACTCCAGCAGCAGAGTGGGATGCCTCAGCAGCaccaccagctccaccaccagtTCCAGCAGATGcctggaggaggggggatgatGAACTCCCCCCAGCAGCAGCAGATGGTTCCTCAGGTCCAACAGCAGTCCCAGGCTTCAAACCCCCAACAGCTCCAGCAACACCCCAACAGCCTGCCCCCTTACACCAACAGGCCTCCAGGCTCCTCGCCGCACCCCCAGTCCCAAGGCAAACCGGGCCTGGGACCAGCCACACCACCTCAGCAGCAGCCACCCCAACAGCAGCCCAACCCTGGCCAGCCTTCCATGCCCCAACAGCAGCAACCTCCTTCGGGGCCGCCTCCAGCGGCTGTGGAGATCGCTTTAAAGATTCAACAAGTGGCAGACGCCCAAAGGAAGATGGCCCTGCAGAGGCAGGCGGCGCAGGCAGCTGGTATGATGCCGCCGCACCCTCACCACCAACAGCCCCAGGGCCAGATGGGCATGGCCCACCCTGGGGTGGGCATGGTGGGGGCCCAGGGGCTGCCTCCCCAGGCTCAGGCAGCTCAGGCTGCTGCCACCAGGGCTCACATggagcagcaacaacaacaacagcagcagcagcagcagggtcCTCCAGGTATGATGGTGGGCCCTGCCCCCATGCAGCAGCAGCCCCAGCAGCCTAACCCCCAGGGCCAGCTGCCTCCACAGGTGCAGCAGAGGGTTGGTCCCCCGCTTCAGAATCCCCAGCAACAGTGGGCCGGCCAGGGAATGCCACCCCAGCAGAGGCAAGTCATGATGGGACATCCAGGCATGGTGGCGCCTCAGCAGCAACAACCGCAGCAAATGCAACAGCGGCAGCAGGCTCTGGGACCTGGTGGGTTGATTGGTATGGTGCAGCAAGGTGGTGCGGCCGGGGGTGGGAACCTCCCGCAGGCTGCCCTTCAGGAACTGCTGCGTACCCTTCGCTCCCCCAGCTCACCCGAGCAGCAACAGCAGGTGCTCAATATCCTTCGCTCAAACCCTCAGCTAATGGCTGCCTTTATCAAGCAGAGAGCCTCCAAGTACAAGGGGGGCCCAGGACCCCTGGGAGCCCCTGGTGGCCCAGGACCCCTGGGAGCCCCTGGTGGGCCAGGTCCAGCCAGAGTTCCAGGAGGTATGGGCAGCCAACAGGTCAATGTGAATGCTGTGGCTGGTCAGCCAGGTATGCACATGGGTCAGGGAGTCAACATGCCTACCATGGCCCAGCTACAGCAAGTACAGCAgctacaacagcagcagcagcaacaacagcagcagcgtCCTATGCTTAGTAGTTTGCAGCAGCAACAGGTGGCAGCACTTCAGCAACAGCATCAACAGCAGCAGCATCAGCAAGGAGGGATGCCAGGCCAGCAGGCACCTAACATGGCCAACATAAACCCCCAGTTCAGAGAGCTCCTTATGAGGAGGCATCTCcaacaacagcaacagcagcagcagcagcagcagcaacaacaacagatTGGGAACCATGCCCAGTTCCAGCAGCAGGGCTACATGGGCCAGCCGGGCATGGCCCCCCAGCAGCCTGGTCAGGGCCAGTCTGGACTGCAGCCTGGAGCCCAGccagggcagcagcagcagggttACCCTGGCACGGTGGCCCAGCAGCAGGCTGCTGCAGTGCTCCAGCAGAGGCTCCAGCATCAGCACCAACTCCAGATGCAGCAGCAACAACACCAGAACGCCATGGCGGGCCAccagggggctgaggggggtccgGGCAGTGGAGTAGGAGGCCCACCTCAGCAGCCCCAGCCGCAGGGCGCCCCCCAGCCGCTGTCCTCCCAAGCTCTGCTCCAGCAGGCCCTGCACCAGAGGCTGcttcaacagcagcagcagcatctggGTGGTGGCTCTCCAGCCCAGCACAGCAGCCCCATGAGCCCCCAGCAGCAGATGGCCCAGTCCCCTCACCTGCAGGGCCAGACGCTGTCCACGTCCCTCAGCAACCAAGTGCGCTCGCCTCAGCCCTCCCCGCGACCCCAGTCCCAGCCACCACACTCTAGCCCCTCCCCGCGCATGCAGCCCCAGCCTTCCCCTCACCATATCTCCCCACAAACCCAGACAGGCTCCCCGCACCCGGGCCAGCTACCCCAGCACCACCCTGGCATGGTGGTCCCCCCTCAACAGCCGCCTCAGCAGCAGCAGAACTCAATGGACCAGTTTGGGTCTGACCAGAATGCCATGCTGTCTCAGCTCAGTGGGATGGGTGGTCTTCATGGGCCTGGAGGACCTGACATGCTGTCTGGGAACAGCCAGGACCTTGTGCAGAACATTAATCACAACACCTTAGACATCATGTAG